A DNA window from Nocardioides palaemonis contains the following coding sequences:
- a CDS encoding glycosyltransferase family 2 protein, which translates to MSVAALLVTHDGARWLPAVLAGLTGQTLPVDRVAVVDTTSRDTSVELVRDGLAVLGERLVVDVVHGSTSYPAAVRHGLSLLPPTGGTDEWIWLLHDDSNPDPGALAALLAAAQEHPDAAVLGPKLREWPSLRRLLEVGLTISGTGRRETGLERGEYDQGQHDAVREVLAVNTAGMLVRREVLESLGGLDEELPIFGNDLDFGWRAAQAGHRTLVVPQAVVFHAEAAHRGVRRTPLTGRHTHYQERRAALFTSLANVSSRALPWQYVRLFWGSLLRVLGFLAVRSVGEALDELAAALSVHGRPRQVLAARRDRASRRDGDPADVRHLLAPPWLPYRHGLDLVTDLAAAATSQAADVAERRRQAREPEAVRVSEQRRSSTEDDEEAYLTDTGLVARFFTNPVAVVLVLFGLLALLAGREAFGSITGGALSPVPAAASDWWSLHVASWHPLGTGTDVPAPAYVLPFAVAASVLLGHTGAVVSGLMLLAVPIAAWGAWRLLAVVGRLVDPLGLPRWLVVWGALTYALVPVTSGAWSEGRFGTVAVAALLPWAARAALGFVDPDRDRRWRAAWRTALFLALGASFVPGLWLFALLATAVVLGSAAFIAPRLLRDRDSWGPPVVAVAATPVLLAPWLLPLLTTGSAAGLLLEAGRLTVDQVTFQGLLTGRLNDLGAPTWLGAVLVVLALAALLPRRTRVPVVICWLVALAAALVSGVVSHVTLDLPSVSTRPSLGLFVVILQGTSIVAVVLGADAYLRRLDEHHPVWQRSLAGVLALVAAAVPLGGLGWWLTTPENAMTRDAAQTVPAYMEQSSLLGQEHGVLVLDGSVDDGITYRIRRDDGTTLGEDEILTLADEDTGLTDEVRTLVSAPTPGVVASLGARGIEYVVLSSPADGRVSALLDATAGLDQASAEDRSTRAWRVDRPLDADAVDGSGQWWRPALLVLQGLAILVALVLAAPTIRPRRGGRDDD; encoded by the coding sequence GTGTCCGTCGCAGCGCTTCTCGTCACCCATGACGGAGCGCGGTGGCTCCCCGCGGTCCTCGCCGGCCTGACCGGGCAGACCCTCCCGGTCGACCGCGTCGCGGTGGTCGACACCACCAGCCGCGACACCTCCGTCGAGCTCGTCCGTGACGGCCTCGCCGTCCTCGGCGAGCGGCTGGTCGTCGACGTCGTGCACGGGTCGACGAGCTATCCGGCCGCGGTGCGCCACGGCCTCTCGCTCCTCCCCCCCACGGGTGGGACCGACGAGTGGATCTGGTTGCTGCACGACGACAGCAACCCCGACCCCGGTGCCCTCGCCGCGCTGCTCGCGGCCGCGCAGGAGCACCCCGACGCCGCGGTCCTCGGTCCCAAGCTGCGCGAGTGGCCCTCGCTGCGCCGGCTGCTCGAGGTCGGCCTCACGATCTCCGGCACCGGTCGCCGCGAGACCGGCCTGGAGCGCGGCGAGTACGACCAGGGCCAGCACGACGCCGTGCGCGAGGTGCTGGCGGTCAACACCGCCGGCATGCTGGTCCGGCGCGAGGTGCTGGAGTCGCTGGGCGGGCTCGACGAGGAGCTGCCGATCTTCGGCAACGACCTCGACTTCGGCTGGCGCGCCGCGCAGGCCGGCCACCGCACCCTGGTGGTGCCGCAGGCCGTGGTGTTCCACGCCGAGGCGGCGCACCGCGGCGTGCGGCGCACCCCGCTGACGGGGCGGCACACCCACTACCAGGAGCGCCGCGCCGCGCTGTTCACCTCGCTGGCCAACGTCTCCTCCCGGGCCCTGCCGTGGCAGTACGTCCGGCTCTTCTGGGGCTCGCTGCTGCGGGTGCTCGGCTTCCTCGCGGTGCGGTCGGTGGGCGAGGCCCTCGACGAGCTCGCGGCGGCCCTGTCGGTGCACGGCCGGCCGCGCCAGGTGCTGGCCGCGCGCCGCGACCGGGCGTCGCGCCGCGACGGCGACCCGGCGGACGTACGCCACCTGCTGGCACCGCCCTGGCTGCCCTACCGGCACGGCCTCGACCTGGTGACCGACCTCGCAGCGGCGGCCACCAGCCAGGCCGCCGACGTCGCCGAACGGCGCCGGCAGGCCAGGGAGCCGGAGGCGGTGCGGGTGAGCGAGCAGCGCCGCTCCTCCACGGAGGACGACGAGGAGGCCTACCTCACCGACACCGGCCTGGTCGCGCGCTTCTTCACCAACCCGGTCGCCGTGGTGCTCGTGCTCTTCGGCCTGCTCGCGCTGCTCGCCGGCCGCGAGGCGTTCGGCTCGATCACCGGGGGCGCCCTGTCACCGGTGCCCGCCGCCGCCTCCGACTGGTGGTCGCTGCACGTCGCCTCCTGGCACCCCCTCGGCACCGGCACCGACGTGCCCGCCCCGGCCTACGTGCTGCCATTCGCGGTCGCCGCCTCGGTCCTGCTCGGCCACACCGGCGCGGTCGTCTCGGGGCTGATGCTGCTCGCGGTCCCGATCGCCGCGTGGGGAGCCTGGCGGCTCCTCGCCGTCGTCGGCCGCCTCGTCGACCCGCTCGGGCTGCCGCGCTGGCTGGTCGTCTGGGGCGCGCTGACCTACGCCCTCGTCCCGGTCACGTCGGGCGCGTGGAGCGAGGGCCGCTTCGGCACGGTGGCGGTCGCCGCGCTGCTGCCGTGGGCCGCCCGCGCCGCGCTCGGGTTCGTCGACCCCGACCGCGACCGCCGGTGGCGCGCCGCCTGGCGCACCGCCCTGTTCCTCGCCCTGGGCGCCTCGTTCGTGCCGGGACTCTGGCTGTTCGCCCTCCTCGCGACGGCCGTCGTGCTGGGGTCGGCCGCCTTCATCGCCCCGCGGCTGCTGCGCGACCGCGACAGCTGGGGCCCGCCGGTCGTGGCGGTCGCGGCCACCCCCGTGCTGCTGGCCCCCTGGCTGCTGCCGCTGCTGACCACCGGCTCGGCCGCCGGCCTGCTCCTCGAGGCCGGCCGGCTCACGGTCGACCAGGTCACCTTCCAGGGGCTGCTGACCGGCCGGCTCAACGACCTCGGCGCCCCCACCTGGCTCGGTGCCGTGCTGGTGGTGCTGGCGCTGGCGGCGCTGCTGCCCCGGCGCACCCGGGTCCCGGTGGTGATCTGCTGGCTGGTCGCCCTGGCCGCGGCGCTCGTGTCCGGCGTGGTCTCGCACGTCACCCTCGACCTGCCGTCCGTCTCCACCCGGCCCAGCCTGGGTCTGTTCGTGGTGATCCTGCAGGGCACCTCGATCGTCGCGGTCGTGCTGGGGGCCGACGCCTACCTCCGCCGCCTCGACGAGCACCACCCCGTCTGGCAGCGGTCCCTCGCCGGGGTGCTCGCCTTGGTGGCCGCGGCCGTGCCGCTCGGCGGGCTCGGCTGGTGGCTGACGACGCCCGAGAACGCGATGACGCGCGACGCCGCGCAGACCGTCCCGGCCTACATGGAGCAGAGCTCGCTGCTGGGGCAGGAGCACGGGGTGCTCGTGCTCGACGGCTCGGTCGACGACGGCATCACCTACCGCATCCGCCGCGACGACGGCACCACGCTGGGGGAGGACGAGATCCTCACCCTGGCCGACGAGGACACCGGGCTCACCGACGAGGTGCGCACGCTGGTCTCCGCCCCGACGCCCGGCGTCGTGGCCTCGCTGGGCGC
- a CDS encoding WhiB family transcriptional regulator: MRAELFLLEPEGEEIGWQDRALCAQTDPEAFFPEKGGSTREAKKVCLTCEVRDDCLEYALMNDERFGIWGGLSERERRKLKKRAV; encoded by the coding sequence ATGAGAGCAGAACTGTTTCTCCTCGAGCCCGAGGGCGAGGAAATCGGTTGGCAGGACCGCGCCCTGTGCGCGCAGACGGACCCCGAGGCGTTCTTCCCCGAGAAGGGCGGCTCCACCCGTGAGGCCAAGAAGGTCTGCCTGACGTGCGAGGTCCGCGACGACTGCCTCGAGTACGCGTTGATGAACGACGAGCGGTTCGGCATCTGGGGCGGCCTGTCCGAGCGTGAGCGCCGCAAGCTGAAGAAGCGCGCGGTCTGA